Within Vigna unguiculata cultivar IT97K-499-35 chromosome 2, ASM411807v1, whole genome shotgun sequence, the genomic segment ttttcttctaacaTGTATAATAAGTTTAATAGTGCATTAATTACATGTTACATGttagttttttcttaattatttttattttttatcaacatgTTAAGTTAGTGTCGTACCACATGATACTATCAATGTAATATGAAAGTAACATGTGTCAATATTGATATTAAGTGTCATTGTCTTATTTTCGATGAagtccttatttttatttatttttttttcaaattacgttatcacatttttttttctgaattaaacAATGTTATCTCTATATTAGAccaatcttattttttatatataatgttatattgatatttttattaaatatttataaaattaattttaaaccaactctaatatattattattaaattccatttcaatataataatatactagttctttactctttttttaaatgaaagttaaattatttaataatataataatgtttataaattatatatacaaatatttttattaattaaaataaatttgtatattttctaacttttttaattaataattatagatctaaatttttatatgtCTAAAATTTTATCTATATTAATAAATCTAATAGTTTTTACAtactttaactattttaattaaaattagaaccaaaaaaataatttaactttaataaaaaattatttaaaaagtaatttatttaaatgaaatcttagTTATTCTAAAACGTTTATTTAAATCTTATTGATATGGATtgaatatttctaaaatattcgGTGATAGCTACAATttctatgaaaataaaaatgaaaggctaatatattttatcagcatgtttaattttaaaatactttgaatatatatatttttatctattttatatgaatattaagATCACAAAATAagtaagtaatttttaataatgggaaaaaatatatcaaaatataccTTTAGAAGACAAATTTCACACTCTAAACATTCCTCCAACCAAAAAAAATGGGTTGATCCAAGTAGGCAACTCTAGAACCAGCCCAACAAGAAGTCTTCTGGACGAATTTTGACTGTTGAATCATATGTATCATTTACATCATACATTATTTCTTTCTGAATATAACTTAAATTCTACTATTGTCATAAAATGTTACAGACACCTTTAGTTTGTTTGGAAATAACAATAGGAAAGACAGTACCATAGATCAATATCAATACTATaagcaaaaatttaaaatcatcaaTATCAACAACTTAAAAAATgctatatttattcattatagTGTCTAAGTTCATACCCAAGTCATCAagtatacattttatttaagaGTTTATTTTATCTTGCACAAACTTACACTGTTTGGATATAGAGTAATCTATTCAAGTTTGCATGATAGAAAAGCCCTTGATTTAAAGGGGAATAGaataaattttgtaagttaAACATATTTGTATTTGTACGGTGCCTCAATTAAGAAGTACCCGTATAGATTAGCTTGCTTTTTTTGGAAAGTATGAAAATTGACTGTGAATTTAAAGCAAACAGAAGCCAATTCTCATTGATACCCATGACCCATGTCCAGGATTGAACAGCGAATACATACAAGATTATCATTGTCATTTCTGGGTATTGGCAGAAGCTTGACAATCTTCTACAAGGTATTGGCATTTCAATAATTTATGTACATAAAGTGGGGTCGAAAACTATAATACATAGCTGTACAAGATTTTGCTAGTTTCCTTCATTTCTGTAACCAATACCTCAATAAATCCCCGTCGAAAAATTAACAGGAATAACACATTACTCATACATTCCCCCACATTCTTCGTCAGAACTCACCCTGTCAtcacataaaaaatttcaacagTCAAACTACAAAAGACAACTTTATCCTTTAAAACTTCAAATTccaaatgtataatttttttaaaacatcaaattccAAGTGTTTAAATATACGAAACCAATTATGGGCACAGTTACCTAACAAGCTAATTAGTGTTCATGGGCTGATTTACGAAGATTTGCAAGTTTGTCTCTCCATGTAGCTGCAAAAGCCACACTATAGTGCTTTAGGCATTccataacacaataaaaaaaaacacacatactAAGTATAATCATATACACAAGATATTTCACCTGCATCTTTAAATCTTTCCTGTTTGATAGCTATATGCATATTATGCATCATACTTAGTTCTTGAGCTACCAAATCTGGACCATCTACGGGGCTGTAGAAATCATGTAAAGTTTAACTTATATGACAAACAAATATGTAAAGGAGTTCGGTCTTGCAGTATCTCATTCACAAAATCTATGGCAGCAAAATTGGCACATAACAAAGTAACTATGTAATACCTGTCAAGCAATATATCATAAATAGTCTTTTTATTACGTACTCTGCCCATTCCATAACCAATCCGGATGGCATCTGTGAAAACAATTTCTTTACTTACATATATTGGAGCCTGCACAAATCAACTTTAAAATCATACAAGTGGATTTTCCATCATCTATGCACAGAATGCATTCTACTAGGAGTTTTGCATAAGAAGAGATGAACTATAGTTTCTGTTGATTCTTGCTCAACATAAGTTTTGATAACAAATATTGGCAAGGTCAACATAGAATTCATACCTTGCATCTATTTGCAACGTTAATAGCATCTGAGGGACGTGCATCCACACTGATAAGATCACTTTTCCCTGGCTGAAGGAATTATTAAGTTTTATAATGAAAGAGCATAAAAGAGAGGTGTTTTATCATTTGAGTTGAATAGTTTTCAAAACCTGGCTAATGTACAATCTAGCAAAGTAAGTGCTGACCACTCTCTCTGTAATTCTCACCATTATCACCTGAAAGtgtaaattgaattgaattatttatttaataccaaatgtatatttgaaaattgaatTGAACTGAAATGGGTGTTTAATAAGCAAAATAAGTTCAAGATCAATGCCATATTTTAGGCACATAGAGATACATATGATCAGGAAGAATGCATAACAACGGAAAGTTCCAAGGCAAATGACACAGTGATCCTCCTACATACAGGCGGAATCCCATGAATGCAAGGTAAAATAATGAAGCTAAAAGAATGATGTGGAATACTAGTCGTTGCAGCAATTTCACTACACCTAAAATGCAAGCATCAGAATAAACAAAacttaaatgaaaagaaaacaaaaaaacagtAATTGATAATATGTCCACAGGCATCAATGTAAGTGGAAATGCTCAGCTTCATACTTCATGATCTAATCTTCCAACTAGATTTTTCACAAACTGGAACTGATCACGACAATCCTGTAATATCACCATATGCTAAGCatcaatcataataataaataataataataataataataataataataataaacacaaCTTGAGTAACCACTTGGACCAGTTTTAAAATTACCTCACTTTCTCGTTGAAATTCCGCGTCCATAAGGTTCTCAATAGCAATCTGTCCTGAACCAACAAAGATACAAAGTTAATAAAACTTGAACTTTccaaaaaattcagaaaaagtCAAACAAACTAAAAAGCACGTCTACAAGTGACACCTACCTACAACAATTGGCAGTATATAGTCTCCATCACAAGAAATCCTGAGAAAAATCGTAGGGTTCTGGAAACGCTGTAGAAAGCTATGTCTCAATAAACTACTATCCGTTCTGGACAAGGGAATTGACGGCGCAGACGATTTCCATTGAGACTCCGCTTGGAATCTATTCTTCCACATATGATAGTGCGATAACGTTTCTGCACTagtttaagtaattaaaatttcagGCAATCATACACATGGATAGACCTAAAGGATGAAAACAACCAGAGTTACTACAACACTCTACTGTAATACAATTAATCCATTATAATTCGTAATCACTTTTTTCGTTTTTGAGAAAGCAGAAAAAGTGAACAAACACAAGGAAGCATTGCGTTTATTTATTTCTACCATCGCGATCAATGATGAGAGTGAGTAACCTGAGAGAAGGAGAGAAGCTTCGAGATAATCGTTGCCGAGAGAACCGTCGGAGCTGGATCTGCTGCGAGAGGAATTGCAGGAAATGAGGACGGATCGGCGGCAGCCTAAGCGGCGGGACCGGAGCGGCAGGAGGTGGAGCGGTGAGAAATCGACGGCGACAGAGTTGGGAGCGGCGCGGGCGGTGGCCGCGGTGGCCGCGGCGGCATTCGTGTGATCTGCGGCGGCGGAGCCCACGCCAGATACGGTGCGGACGCAGAATCTTGAACCCAGCATTTTGTATCGAAACGACGACGCAGATGCTgggaagagaagagagagagagagagagagagagagagagagagagagagagagagggtgGTTGAGGTGAAATGGATTAGGAAGGGAACAGGTTGTTGGAGAGACTGGAGTTGATGCTATTATGGTAATACTTAATTATATGCTTAGTTTTATTTaatcacaattaattaaattaaacccGTTTTAATTGCGTGTGCTTTATGCCCTTTGTTGCGGATGAGATTCTTCTCCTGGCATTGCTAACTAATATGCTTTGCTTTGCTTTTATCACACTCATGCACACTTGTACCTCTTTCTGTTACAactgaaaaagataaatttggGTTTAAACGGCTAATTGattcaaaacttaattaaattttaagtttttctataatgtagatatttttaattaagttgattagtttttaaaatagtattcaatatttttataattaagtttaatttcgtttttaattatgttatgtgattgttacattttcttataaaatatataatatatgacgagtatttttattagtttaattaaaaaaatgcatttttcaACGACTTACCAATCATTACTTATCATTTCgttactattattattgataaaattatcCTTCTTAtccaaatttttaatgaaagggtcattttaacaaaaaggtTTGAAATActcaattgaaaatataaaattttaaatgtttaacaatatattttttaattaaaatgtctaaatttataagatattttaaacaTGAATTAAGTGTTAACTAAAAATGATTATACTTCTTTTGCTGCAACAAATATATATGTAATCTTAGTTTTTGATCAAATAATGCATGACTTActttttgagagaaaaaaaagttatcttCTATCTATCATTCTTAATGTTGGATGTGGATAAGAGGTTAGTCATGGGCATTGGTTCCTCTTAAGTATTATGTTATGAATATTCTCTCTCTTTGTAACATCAATGTctatctttctattttttttcgaTATCTACTTTAAAATTTAGCTGTCACCAAATTGGATCTCGTTCTAACAAGTGTCCCTTGGACAACAAAGATATTTTGACCTAGTTGTGATGCTGATATTTTTGTTCTCTGCTTCATTTCACAATTTAGCAAACGAGAaagaaatatcttttatttttttttcaattaaactaaataagaatttctgatttttgtttttttgcagtattatcatatattgaaaaacaaatgttaatactaaaattttatattatgtactAGCAgtattatacataaatataacattACCACTTGTGTTTATCTCAatgcataatatatatttttagaatactACTTattctcagaaaaaaaaaatcaatatcacTTCACAcacaaagaaattaaatgccatttttctttcttttttctcaagATAATATTCTTATAGAAGAACACCCATAATTCCCAACCAATATTCTTAAAATGATTTGTGAACAAAATACTACATTCACAATAAATTGATGAAATAAGAGTAATTTCTCttctaaattaaattaggtTTTAATCAAAACTATTGATtcataacaaattattattattttctcacGTAAATGGAACATAGAACAACTAATCTCTTAGTCTGAGAACATCATCAACTGTGCCCACGTAATCAAGTGAATAAAAGCAAATTATGTTCATAGCGTCAACTAAATcagaatttttgaaattaaagaaaaaaataattatacgtACATAAGGTCTTAGTCATAATCATCAGAACTTTTAAAGCTACTTTAAAGAAAGATAACTATATGTACATAAAGTCTAGCTCAATCCACTATCTACAAAACCTATGGTTGATGTTTGGCAAAAACCACTGTAGGGATGATTGCAGAGGCAGAGAACATGACCGAAAGCTTCGAATCCATCAAACACCTTAGACATTAAACAATGAAAGCCAGCAGTGGGACTAATCAAATAAAAACGAGTTTAATCAAATAATCAATGTAAAGATTTTCACTACCAGCCAGTTTAAAATCACCTTCAAATTGTTTAAGTGTTCAAAGAAGCCAACAATTTTATCATCCATAGCACACAAGATTAGATGATAAAGATTCTCGAACTAAAGTGTTagtgaatttaaattaattcataagaaaaaaaatgtcaatgatggaGATTCAAGGTTCTGTTATATTTAGTTTCACTGACAGGATGAAGAATGATATCAGCTAAGACAACATGAATGAAATCTTGCTATAATAAATTTAGTCATCATCCAGAACAAATCAGAATATGATGATGCAACTTCCATCCATGATCTACTCCTTCTGTGGAATTGATTATCCTTacctatttttttctattgaatAATCACAAACCGGGTAACAACACATTATTTTGGCACAGATAAGATAATCATTAACTTCAAATAATATCACTACCAGAACCAGAGCTCAGGATAATATAGTGTATGAGGCATTTGTTTCTGTACACTATCGACCTCAAAACGCAGtatgcatatatattttttcttctacttttaTCTCCTTATAATAGGCAGTGACACAAAGTAGAAAAGGCATAGTACAATACCAAGTACCGATCAAATTCATATCTGATTGATTTACACTGCAGTTAGCGTTTCCAAAAGTAGCTGCCCAAGTCCCTGGCATGGAATTCAACCACAATTGACCTACAATAAAATTCACCCAGAGCATCACAAAAACGATTCAATGcgcaaaccaaaaacacaaaaaagaaaaacccaTAACAACACTGGGAATGAAAACGAAGTACTCACTGCTTTTGGCGTCTGTTGAAATTTGAACACAAAATGACAACAAAATGTGATTGCCTCGTTAAGTCACATCACTTCGACTGGAGGTCTTAATCTCTATCAACTCATTTACACATTCAGTTCCAATATCGCAAGAATCAATGACAGAAAGTAATAATGGAAACACCGGTGGATTAAAATCCTTCTTACTTGATCAGTATGAAAAGGCAAATAGATTTAACCACGGACAAAATGGGTAGAGAGACGCCATTTGTCATACATATCAAAGATACTCCTGAGGTTGCTTTAACAACTTAATTATCACATACGTTTGGAAACTTTGACCCGAGTAAAGACAAAGGTCAAGTGGAGTTAAACCATCCTGAAATATACAACAGAGAAATTgcaatttgaaaatcaacattAAAGAAATGATCAGCACTAACCAGGTAAACAAAGAAATTGACACCCAATCACTATTCCCaagtttctctctctctctctctctctctctctctctcgttTAGTGAGCACCAGCTGATATATTTGAAGATACAAGTATGTAAAATGACAAGTAACATGACATTCCATACATGGAGGACATTATAATGCTGCATTTTGTTGAGGGAAGAGAAAAGTGTGGAaacgaaaagaaaaagaattgaaaagaaatAGAGTGGAGAAAAGTGTTGTTAGTTGAAGTGGAAAAGAGAGGAAATGGAAGAAGTTTGTAAATGTTTGTGTTTAGTTTGTAAGAAAAGAAGGTGATAGTTTTTGGTCAATCATATATGACTCAATTCAATCCCTTTACTGGAACACCCACTTCCAGTTGCACAAAGCGTAAAACACCAATGCTTGTTGTAATTGATACATAATTTGATAAACTAACAACTGGGTTAGATAGAGTGGTTGAGGCAATTGTGAACAGGAATGTGTTGACTGAAAATATGTCACAGGTTGCACAGCGGCAAATTGTGGCTATAGAAAAACGCAATGAATTGATGCATGAACAACCTATAATCTTGAGGAAAAGTTCCAAAATACACTATCAGAGTTAGATGTGTGCGACATGTTGGTTAAAACGAATTTGCAAGATGAACAACTAATGTATGTTACAAGTTTTTATGCAACAACCAATC encodes:
- the LOC114166785 gene encoding bifunctional nuclease 2 isoform X1, with the protein product MLGSRFCVRTVSGVGSAAADHTNAAAATAATARAAPNSVAVDFSPLHLLPLRSRRLGCRRSVLISCNSSRSRSSSDGSLGNDYLEASLLLSETLSHYHMWKNRFQAESQWKSSAPSIPLSRTDSSLLRHSFLQRFQNPTIFLRISCDGDYILPIVVGQIAIENLMDAEFQRESEDCRDQFQFVKNLVGRLDHEVIMVRITERVVSTYFARLYISQPGKSDLISVDARPSDAINVANRCKAPIYVSKEIVFTDAIRIGYGMGRVRNKKTIYDILLDSPVDGPDLVAQELSMMHNMHIAIKQERFKDAATWRDKLANLRKSAHEH
- the LOC114166785 gene encoding bifunctional nuclease 2 isoform X2 — encoded protein: MLGSRFCVRTVSGVGSAAADHTNAAAATAATARAAPNSVAVDFSPLHLLPLRSRRLGCRRSVLISCNSSRSRSSSDGSLGNDYLEASLLLSETLSHYHMWKNRFQAESQWKSSAPSIPLSRTDSSLLRHSFLQRFQNPTIFLRISCDGDYILPIVVGQIAIENLMDAEFQRESEVIMVRITERVVSTYFARLYISQPGKSDLISVDARPSDAINVANRCKAPIYVSKEIVFTDAIRIGYGMGRVRNKKTIYDILLDSPVDGPDLVAQELSMMHNMHIAIKQERFKDAATWRDKLANLRKSAHEH